Proteins encoded by one window of Deinococcus radiodurans R1 = ATCC 13939 = DSM 20539:
- a CDS encoding transposase: MGLMAILQYVLSAVPLRKTQRNFLTVLLSVFLAVPGRLNVLNLSRYAACSESTIRRWLHRSDPGAIPWGAVHRATVSTAIESGLISPLCVLAIDASFHRKSGQHTAHLGSFWNGCAARTERGIEQSCCALIDVQHRQAFTVDVRQTRTGSEAPSRLEQAADQLDDVLLDLQTVPRLDLAAVVADGNYAKESMVETVTGHGLPFISRFPRNANLKYLYTGEHPRRRGRPKKFDGKVDFSDLQRFDLVSETSTERVWTQVVWSVQWAREVRAVVIQQVGKKGQVTGYAVLFSTAVTMPAHEVIALYRSRFEIELIFRDAKQFLGGQDVQLRSQPGIEAHWNVVLLTLNLCRLEALRAAEGGQNLVFSLEDMKRRAYNALLAQVILSKLDLSARFEELEHLPSSPLNFGLKAA, translated from the coding sequence ATGGGTCTAATGGCTATCCTACAGTACGTTCTCAGCGCGGTCCCGCTGCGCAAGACGCAGCGGAATTTTCTGACCGTGCTGCTTAGCGTATTTCTCGCTGTTCCTGGACGGCTGAACGTCCTGAACCTCTCCCGATATGCGGCCTGCTCAGAGAGTACGATCCGTCGTTGGCTGCACCGAAGTGACCCCGGGGCCATTCCCTGGGGCGCAGTACACCGGGCGACTGTGAGCACGGCGATTGAGAGTGGGCTGATCAGCCCACTGTGCGTTCTGGCCATCGACGCCTCTTTTCACCGCAAATCTGGTCAGCACACCGCACACCTCGGCTCGTTCTGGAATGGCTGTGCCGCACGGACCGAACGTGGGATCGAGCAATCCTGCTGTGCCCTGATTGACGTCCAGCACCGACAGGCATTTACGGTCGATGTCCGTCAGACCCGGACCGGGTCTGAGGCCCCGAGTCGTCTGGAACAGGCCGCTGACCAGCTGGATGACGTGTTGCTTGATCTCCAGACTGTTCCACGGCTTGATCTGGCCGCTGTGGTTGCGGATGGGAACTATGCGAAAGAATCCATGGTGGAGACCGTGACCGGTCACGGTCTCCCATTCATCTCCAGATTTCCTCGCAACGCCAACCTCAAGTATCTCTATACCGGCGAGCATCCCAGACGACGCGGACGGCCAAAAAAGTTCGACGGCAAGGTGGATTTCAGCGACTTGCAGCGCTTTGACCTCGTTTCTGAAACGTCGACCGAGCGGGTGTGGACTCAGGTGGTCTGGAGCGTGCAGTGGGCGCGAGAAGTGCGTGCAGTCGTCATCCAGCAGGTCGGTAAAAAGGGTCAAGTGACGGGTTACGCGGTGCTGTTCAGCACCGCTGTGACGATGCCCGCTCATGAGGTCATTGCGCTGTACCGGAGCCGTTTCGAGATTGAACTGATCTTCCGGGATGCCAAGCAGTTCCTGGGAGGCCAGGATGTGCAATTGCGGTCACAGCCAGGCATTGAGGCGCATTGGAACGTGGTCTTGCTGACCCTGAACCTCTGTCGCCTTGAGGCCCTGCGAGCAGCAGAGGGCGGACAGAATCTGGTGTTCAGTCTCGAAGACATGAAACGCAGGGCGTATAACGCCCTGCTGGCCCAAGTGATTTTGTCCAAGTTGGATCTCTCGGCCCGCTTTGAAGAATTAGAACATCTGCCGTCCAGTCCGCTAAATTTCGGCCTCAAAGCCGCCTAA
- the nagZ gene encoding beta-N-acetylhexosaminidase — translation MSPISEPSRLDPVRPGQLLMIDLPGPELDKDTAAYLREHGIGAVCLFGKNVESAEQLRRLCADLREVMGEHALIAIDHEGGAITRPEFWPFAPSAMSLGAADDQQLTEDVNAALARQLRSVGINWNFTPVLDINVNPANPVIGDRAYGSDAARVTRHGRAALAGHTREGVAPCAKHFPGHGDTHQDSHLALPRVSKSRAELDAGELAPFRALLPETPAIMTAHIVYDALDAEHPATLSPRILTGLLREEWGYDGVIVTDSMGMQAIDANYGRGEAAVRALRAGADLVMALGRREVQQATLAAVAEYVPENQAAVATKRERLRALARRFPAQADETLDPQADAALLADA, via the coding sequence ATGTCTCCCATATCTGAACCTTCCCGGCTTGACCCCGTGCGGCCCGGCCAACTGCTGATGATCGACCTTCCCGGCCCCGAACTCGACAAAGACACCGCTGCTTATTTGCGCGAACACGGCATCGGCGCAGTGTGCCTGTTTGGGAAAAACGTGGAGAGCGCCGAGCAACTGCGACGCCTCTGCGCGGACCTGCGCGAGGTGATGGGTGAGCACGCGCTGATCGCCATCGACCACGAGGGGGGGGCGATTACCCGGCCCGAGTTCTGGCCGTTCGCGCCGAGTGCGATGAGCCTGGGGGCGGCGGACGACCAGCAGCTCACCGAGGACGTGAACGCAGCGCTGGCACGGCAACTGCGCTCGGTGGGGATCAACTGGAACTTCACGCCGGTGCTCGACATCAACGTGAATCCAGCCAATCCGGTGATCGGGGACCGCGCTTACGGCTCGGACGCGGCGCGGGTCACGCGGCATGGGCGGGCCGCGCTCGCCGGACACACGCGGGAGGGGGTGGCGCCCTGCGCCAAGCATTTTCCCGGTCACGGCGACACCCACCAGGACAGTCACCTCGCCCTGCCACGCGTGAGCAAAAGCCGCGCCGAGCTGGACGCGGGCGAACTCGCGCCCTTCCGTGCTCTGCTGCCCGAGACGCCCGCCATCATGACCGCGCACATCGTGTACGACGCGCTCGACGCCGAGCATCCGGCGACCCTTTCGCCGCGCATTCTGACCGGGCTGCTGCGCGAGGAGTGGGGCTACGACGGCGTCATCGTGACCGACAGCATGGGAATGCAAGCGATCGACGCGAACTATGGCCGGGGCGAGGCGGCGGTGCGGGCGCTGCGGGCGGGGGCCGATCTGGTCATGGCGCTGGGTCGCCGCGAGGTGCAGCAGGCGACGCTGGCAGCGGTGGCGGAGTATGTGCCCGAGAATCAGGCGGCGGTGGCGACCAAGCGGGAACGGCTGCGTGCCCTCGCCCGGCGCTTTCCGGCGCAGGCGGACGAAACCCTCGACCCGCAGGCGGACGCTGCGCTGCTCGCAGATGCCTGA